The genomic stretch TACAATAATTggcaccaattcttaatgaaataatgtacgaatcccacaggaataacatgaATGTCTCTTCCACTGAAATCTGATGTTGATGATACGTATAAACCCTAACGTCAAACCTAGCCTGAGATTAACCCACTAATAGGAAATTacaaaactgtactcagttgcggcttcatttatTATTAAGATATTACTTTCTTCGAATGATAAACGTAACCACTAGGATATAGGCTACAGGTGtgcagtttgctattagcgggtgtgtccaagatttgatttaatcaaaccctatccctaaccttaCCATAActttgttatacatgtgattaacagcagaactcaaATTAAGTGCATAAGGGATTTtgtgttaatcctgtggtatgaatacattaatgcattaataagAATTGTTGCTCATGATTGTAAATgtgaccattattattattattattattattattattattcataataataataataataataataatagaagtggtatcaatagtagtagtagtagtagtagtagttctaGTGCAAGTCTATACAATATGTtcgaaacatttaaattaagttaGAACAGTTACAGaatgttaaaaatatgtattggtgtttaatttgttttaagctTTAATTGCAGTGTgataatttaatttcaatttggTCATATCAAAGTATGCGTTATAATTGATGTAAGGCTGCGAAAATCCACATTGAACAAACAGCATCCAGGGTACAATGACCTCGGTTATATTCGCGAGGAAGCAATTTAATTATCCATACATATAAGATCATATTATTTCTGCGTGTGCGCCAAGCTGAGAACTGTACCTTTGCATGTGCCATATTCATCTCCGAAATCGTCCTCCTCTTTGTAGAAGTCGCAGTACAGCCCAGGTCCACACTTCACCCCGTGCATCCCTGAGACAGTGCGGTAGCAGAGCTCCCCCCGGTCCGCAGCGCAGACCTGGCAGCAGCCGCAGTCGTCCAGGACTGTCCGTTTGCAGCGCTGGGTGCCGCCGCACAGCTCCACACTGCAGCGCTCAGGACAGTCTACTGCGTACTGCGCCCTGGCGCTCCAGGCGTTCATCTCGGGCACCAGCAGCACAAAAAACACTGCAAATGAGAGAGCATGCATGGCTGAATCGGTCTTATTGATTTCAGTTCTGGTCGATGTCGTTCAATAGCGGTGTGAAATGCAGCTGTAGTGATACAACAGTACACAGGTCAGAGCGGACTTGTGTTAGTGACGTGTACTTATGATAGTGTGGATGTTCCCATCAGGTTGCATGCTTTTAGGCTTTAAACAACTTTGTTTTGCACATGGTTTGCCCTCGTCAATTTCCTCAATCCGGTGTTGTTGTCTAGTTGCCAGCCTGTCCCCTTGTTTTAGTTTGAGAATTCCGGGATGGAAGTAGGATTAGCACTCAGCTACCATCCAGGAATTGAAATTGTACGATGCTGATGTCATCTGTTatgtttactttgtttttgtgCTGGAATTCAGGGTGCTGTCACGTAAATCCCAAGGACAAGCAAACTAATACAtcaaaatgaattaattcaTCTCTAGGGAACGCTAGCCTTAACACGCATGGCTGTTATCTCATAGCATACGTAAACTTGTACGTGATGTCATTGTAACAATGTATATAGCACACCAATTATTGACTAAAAACCTGTTGCAAAAGGCAGTGGTTTTATGTAAAAGCCTACACATTGCCCCAATATCGATTCCCAATgaactttcaaaataataataataataataataataataaatgtttacTTTTGTCACTTATCactaaacaatacatttctaatATGTTGCTGGGCATGTATGTAAAACTACCCTCTTTCTgagacttaaaaaaaagaaactactATTCCTATGACAGCAGTTGTGACAACCCGGGGCACAACAACTATCTACCATAATTTGTAGATTAACTTTATCACACTGCCTTCCAAATAACCCAATTAGATTGCCTGCCAAAATGGTGACTATTTTAGATCCAGCCACTAAGGCTGCTGGGATTGTGACGTCATCTGCTGGATCTCTGTAGGCCTctgtgtgctgtcactcagGCAAGAATTCCTCCTTGCCTGCTTTACCTTTCACAGAGCAAAGACACATTTTCTCTTTAGCCAGAACCCTAAACTCACAAGGGacctcacttttttttttttttctgataaccagggttgcatacgtAACCTATCTTTCGAAAAGTCGAAAATAACTCCCAAAGGGGACTAAGGCCCCAGTGCTGTCAAGTTCACCCAGCTCGCTGCAGTACAATTCTCTGTCAAAGGGGTGCCTTGAAAcgaattatatttattaatacacacacacaaaaaaaaagaaatcaatgACCACAGGTGGAGCAGAGAGGATCTCTGCAGCAGTATagctttaaaatacttttaataaaataaaaaattctcAAATAAAACCTGCTAAAACTATAAAATCCCCCAAAGTGCAACCCTATTCCCTCCccattcaaaaacaacaaaaaataataaaacaaaaatataaaatgcccTTCGTCCAATCTGTTAAATCAAGATTAAAACAGGAGAAATCCTAGACTGCAGATAACTATTGGTCATTAGCAGAATTCTTCACTAGGAATAAGACTACATCCATTCATTACTCTGGAGCAGGGGtgagcaacctaaattaatcagtgggctgCAAGTTCGGGTGTCAAATAAGTGCCTGGGCTGCAAGACCCATTTTACCACCATTACAaaccacaaatgctacattttaatttaaaaatagcaatataatgcaataaatacatatcgaCAATCTAATAAGGGAGTAAcacattgatacaaaataagcagtgtcataaatatactactttattgttattttttattcttttttgggggtgggggaagTGGTCATGGGCTGCCAGTGgatgcacatttaaaaaacatgtgTCAGGATGCAGGCCGTGGGTTGCGCACCCCTGCTCTAGAGTGATATCAGGTGTCTTCCAGGAAACACTCTAAGGCTTTCAAACACAAG from Amia ocellicauda isolate fAmiCal2 chromosome 8, fAmiCal2.hap1, whole genome shotgun sequence encodes the following:
- the esm1 gene encoding endothelial cell-specific molecule 1; this encodes MHALSFAVFFVLLVPEMNAWSARAQYAVDCPERCSVELCGGTQRCKRTVLDDCGCCQVCAADRGELCYRTVSGMHGVKCGPGLYCDFYKEEDDFGDEYGTCKDCLYGTYGLECHKKCNCKAEGICDRETGTCLKLKFFTMLVSKQANRQKLLPQTGNDMGSGDDHNGDLLNEKVRSPSTKRLNPR